One Malassezia restricta chromosome VI, complete sequence genomic region harbors:
- a CDS encoding RF-1 domain protein — protein MRRAAWRPSLRRLSTLAYRAAAADCVREVPTPLLFVAAPAWSGTPPARELYKPWLEPLATRGFSVMLLDLAPEVPPGTSVLAAMEREMSATLAKPPQGGPPPPFPPALIARGAACVVAEAYASSFPLTALQLVDPPISMQRATQRYPSLFPSALPEFTFEAQFPVRVAWTQPELAWHAEHGVPWYEVHRIEHEREDAAGECLDRYEWASFDEGLDDTIRWLEDEAGFALRLDAPETPTPTRTESVRDETAAPAVPAGTVPAWFSAGHYAFATDGSKKRPIILDERDLQERFIRGSGPGGQAINKLSTNVELVHIPTHTRVTCQHTRSRQQNREIARRLMSQRLEWLIKQSWHPRAGVSVLQARIDKIRQRKYHKRKKQHRSVVT, from the exons ATGAGGCGAGCCGCGTGGCGTCCGAGCCTTCGGCGCctctcgacgctcgcgTACCGCGCTGCGGCCGCCGACTGCGTGCGCGAAGTACCGACGCCGCTCTTGTTCGTGGCTGCGCCAGCGTGGTCCGGCACGCCCCCGGCTCGTGAGCTGTACAAGCCGTGGCTCGAGCCTCTCGCCACCCGAGGCTTTTCTGTGATGCTGCTGGACCTGGCGCCGGAGGTGCCGCCAGGCACGTCTGTGCTCGCGGCGATGGAGCGCGAGATGTCTGCGACGCTGGCCAAGCCGCCACAGGGCggtccgccgccgccgttCCCCCCTGCTCTGATcgcgcgtggcgcggcgtgcgtcgtaGCGGAGGCCTACGCCTCGTCGTTCccgctcacggcgctccAACTCGTCGATCCGCCGAtctcgatgcagcgcgctACGCAGCGGTATCCTAGCCTCTTTCCGTCGGCGCTGCCGGAGTTTACGTTCGAGGCGCAGTTCCcggtgcgtgtggcgtGGACGCAGCCTGAGCTGGCCTGGCACGCCGAGCATGGCGTGCCGTGGTACGAGGTGCatcgcatcgagcacgagcgcgaagaTGCAGCGGGCGAGTGCCTGGATCGGTATGAGTGGGCCTCGTTCGACGAGGGGCTGGACGATACGATCCGATGGCTCGAAGACGAGGCAGGCTT cgcccTACGactcgatgcgccagaGACGCccacgccgacgcgcacggAGAGTGTCCGGGACGAGACAGCCGCACCTGCTGTGCCCGCGGGCACCGTCCCGGCCTGGTTCTCGGCGGGCCACTACGCGTTTGCTACCGACGGCTCGAAGAAACGGCCGATCAtcctcgacgagcgcgacttGCAAGAGCGCTTCATTCGCGGCTCCGGACCAGGCGGCCAGGCCATCAACAAGCTGTCTACGAACGTCGAGCTTGTGCATATACCTACCCACACACGCGTCACCTGCCAGCACACACGCAGCCGCCAGCAGAACCGCGAGATCGCACGCCGACTCAtgagccagcgcctcgagtgGCTCATCAAGCAGTCATGGCACCCGCGCGCCGGCGTCAGCGTGCTTCAAGCGCGCATCGACAAGATTCGCCAGCGAAAGTACCACAAGCGCAAAAAGCAGCACAGGTCCGTAGTGACATAA
- a CDS encoding small subunit ribosomal protein S3Ae produces the protein MAVGKNKKLSKGKGNRKRAVDPFTRKEWYDIKAPVFFENRNVGKTIVNRSQGLKNSADALRGRILEQSLADLNKDDEQAFRKFKLRVDEVQGRNCLTNFYGMDFTQDKVRSLVRKWQSLIEAHQDIKTTDGYLLRVFAIGFTRRRANQVKKTTYAKSSQIRAIRKKMFEVMQRESSSCDLREFVAKLIPEVMGREIEKSTQGIYPLKDVFIRKVKVLKRPKFDTNKLFELHGGASVVGAEDVGTKIKSGEFKEPVPQASV, from the exons ATGGCTGTCGGCAAGAACAAGAAGCTCTCGAAGGGTAAGGGCAATAGGAAGCGCGCTGTCGACCCCTTCACGCGTAAGGAGTGGTACGACATCAAGGCGCCTGTCTTCTTCGAGAACCGTAATGTCGGCAAGACGATTGTGAACCGCTCGCAGGGTCTGA AGAACTCGGCAGACGCTCTTCGTGGCCGTATCCTTGAGCAGTCGCTGGCTGACCTCAACAAGGATGACGAGCAGGCCTTCCGCAAGTTTAAGCTGCGTGTGGATGAGGTGCAGGGCCGCAACTGTCTGACCAACTTTTACGGTATGGACTTTACGCAGGACAAGGTCCGTTCGCTTGTGCGCAAGTGGCAGTCGCTGATTGAGGCGCACCAGGACATCAAGACGACGGATGGATACCTGCTCCGTGTGTTTGCCATTGGTttcacgcgccgccgtgccaaCCAGgtgaagaagacgacgtACGCCAAGTCGTCGCAGATCCGTGCCATCCGCAAGAAGATGTTTGAGgtgatgcagcgcgagtcgtcgtcgtgcgaCCTGCGCGAGTTTGTGGCCAAGCTCATTCCCGAGGTCATGGGCCGCGAGATTGAGAAGAGCACGCAGGGCATCTACCCGCTCAAGGACGTGTTTATCCGCAAGGTCAAGGTGCTCAAGCGCCCCAAGTTTGACACCAACAAGCTCTTTGAACTGCACGGCGGTGCGTCGGTGGTGGGTGCTGAGGACGTCGGCACCAAGATCAAGAGCGGTGAATTTAAGGAGCCTGTGCCCCAGGCCTCGGTCTAA
- a CDS encoding transcription factor, whose translation MSVQQRVHASSSSMPMSRSASWTEAGSTPAPASAPTSTAPTPPLPPQDGPIRAYAKLEFPGFSYYIQTLPVTIGRRPQGPPPSPVGTSWSVPRDVDVDLGPLKSISRMHARIFYSAQVLRGSVAPPPADAPKLEGQFMLEVLGRNGAFVDDVWVGMNGVVPLGPRIKIQIAERVFYFVLPPPPSSMDEEEEEDEEGVEDEEEGAPLSSDLSDASPPAKPPKLVLKPRAQLPKRPHESEDDDVSKRIKEEAPDTPLPFQKPDLSNVQLITNALSSESCAKKGHKLTLQEVYEWLQNTYPWFSQNGRKTGRDWQSSIRHTIGTSREFCKVPRRSDEPGKGIFYTLATSDLAKAQPPQAEPPATDTPPSSAPTRTDTKPAAPAAPAAPAAPATPATPVTPSTSSMPRIPLVVGVPPTDATAAPKAPGSLESLLETPPIAHHQGKLYLSPSVFGHLSQDQLRHIEGLGAQQALQVLQSYLVTHLKAKMRKAKAPTPPPPPPAKSPSAYDQRLEPPKVPRIPVPDTPREAHIPKDKSDPLSALSALAAHPEAAGLIALLKKQQAGGQGTVKLTAGQLELLQLANRLAMQRKKKQAPGSQQPSTSG comes from the coding sequence ATGTCGGTGCAGCAACGTGTGCatgcctcgtcatcgtccatgcccATGTCACGCTCCGCGTCATGGACAGAGGCGGGATccacgccagcgccagcatcgGCTCCCACCTCaacggcgccgacgccgccccTGCCTCCGCAGGACGGGCCGATCCGCGCGTACGCCAAGCTCGAGTTCCCCGGCTTTTCGTACTATATCCAGACGCTGCCCGTCACGATCGGCCGGAGACCACAGGGACCACCGCCTTCGCccgtcggcacgtcgtggagcgtgccgcgcgacgtcgacgtggaTCTCGGCCCACTCAAGTCGATCTCTCggatgcatgcgcgcatctTTTACTcggcgcaggtgctgcgcggctccgtcgcgccgccacccgCCGACGCGCCTAAATTGGAGGGCCAGTTCATGCTCGAAGTGCTCGGCCGCAATGGCGCCTTTGTAGACGATGTGTGGGTCGGTATGAACGGCGTCGTGCCCCTCGGCCCACGGATCAAGATCCAAATTGCCGAGCGTGTATTCTACTTTGTGCTCCCGCCTCCGCCTTCCTCGatggacgaagaagaagaggaggacgaagagggcgtagaggacgaagaagagggcgcgccgctctcgTCGGACCTCTCCGACGCGAGTCCGCCCGCCAAGCCACCCAAGTTGGTGCTCAAGCCGCGGGCGCAGCTGCCCAAGCGCCCGCACGAGTCAgaggacgatgacgtgTCGAAGCGCATCAAGGAAGAAGCGCCTGATACGCCGCTGCCCTTCCAAAAGCCCGACTTATCGAACGTGCAGCTCATCACCAATGCCCTGTCGTCCGAATCCTGTGCGAAAAAGGGCCACAAACTCACGCTACAGGAAGTGTATGAATGGCTGCAAAACACGTATCCATGGTTCAGCCAAAACGGACGCAAGACCGGCCGCGACTGGCAGAGCTCGATCCGTCACACCATCGGCACGAGCCGCGAGTTCTGCAAGGTGCCTCGCCGCAGCGACGAGCCAGGCAAGGGCATCTTTTACACGCTCGCCACGAGCGACctggccaaggcacagCCGCCGCAGGCCGAGCCGCCTGCGACTGATACCCCTCCCTCCTCTGCGCCCACACGCACCGATACCAAGCCAGCGGCCCCCGCGGCCcccgcagcgcctgccgcgcccgcgacgcccgcgACACCCGTCACCCCATCCACGTCCTCCATGCCCCGCATTCCCCTCGTGGTCggtgtgccgccgacggatgcgacggcagcgcccAAAGCCCCCGGCtcgctcgagtcgctcctCGAAACACCGCCGATCGCCCACCATCAGGGCAAGCTCTACCTCAGTCCGAGCGTGTTCGGTCACCTATCGCAGGACCAGCTACGGCACATCGAAGGACTGGGCGCCCAACAGGCACTCCAGGTGCTCCAGTCGTACCTCGTGACGCATCTCAAGGCCAAAATGCgcaaggccaaggccccgacgccgccgccaccaccaccagcCAAGTCGCCGAGCGCGTACGaccagcgcctcgagccCCCCAAAGTCCCTCGCATTCCCGTGCCCGACACGCCGCGCGAGGCTCATATACCCAAGGACAAGAGCGATCCCCTCTCGGCTCTCTCAGCCCTCGCCGCTCATCCCGAGGCCGCCGGCCTCATTGCCCTCCTCAAGAAGCAGCAGGCTGGTGGACAGGGCACCGTCAAGCTCACGGCCGGGCAGCTCGAGCTCTTGCAGCTGGCGAATCGCctcgccatgcagcgcaagaagaagcAGGCACCAGGCTCGCAGCAGCCATCTACCTCCGGGTAG